Proteins from one Cryptomeria japonica chromosome 4, Sugi_1.0, whole genome shotgun sequence genomic window:
- the LOC131064543 gene encoding pentatricopeptide repeat-containing protein DOT4, chloroplastic, protein MCAKLNFAYSIKCPLKINEDIRSFCRQGQVQKALEVFQIANNQAIQIEPNSYASLLEVCTKNKALSEGKNIYTGLLSNGYKLDLFLGTKILRMYIVCNSLVDARELFDKMPKRNVLCCNAMLRGYNKNGLWKQTLELYYTILGEGTEPDCFTFPCVIKACTNLCDLVRGREIHTFIVSKGLENDNFVGSALIDMYAKCGRMEFSRQVFEKISSRDVVTWSAMIAGLVQNGYCNEALKCFLQMQSVGVVPDQIIVTSILKACTVLSDIKHGEEIHDYVIRGRYGNDIIVQNCLMDMYTKCGDMEAARHVFESMLERDVISWSSIIAGYSQNGYYEESLKLFRWMILEDVAPNFVTFASVLPSCARLEIVKQGKEIHGYIIRNEFEFTVFVASALIDMYAKCGNVDAARKVFDGISCRDVTLWNSMIASYAQNGHCSEAMELFYCIQREGKKPDSVTVVSILPVISHLSTLGQGKEIHAYVMRNAFECDVSVGNALIDMYAKCGSIRLGQLIFDRMLRKTLVSWNTMIAGHGMHGHAEDALALFYQMQKSGMKPDCVTFIALLSACSHAGLVDKGWQYFEIMNRNYNIIPRMEHYACMVDLLGRSGCLDEALDFIKKMPLKPDFNVWGSLLGACRVHCNTDIAEVAAENIFELRPDNAGYYVVLSNIYAAVGRRADVEKVRAMMRDRGLKKEPGCSWIEVDNRIHSFLVRDKSHPQSDNIYAKLDKLLQQMRAAGYVPDTSFVLHDA, encoded by the coding sequence ATGTGCGCCAAGCTCAATTTCGCTTATTCCATAAAATGCCCACTGAAAATCAATGAAGACATCAGATCATTCTGCAGACAAGGGCAGGTGCAGAAGGCATTAGAAGtattccaaattgcaaacaatcaAGCCATACAAATCGAACCCAATAGCTATGCATCACTGTTAGAGGTATGTACCAAAAACAAAGCTCTTTCAGAGGGAAAAAATATTTATACCGGCCTTCTCTCAAATGGTTATAAGCTCGACTTGTTCTTAGGCACTAAAATTTTGAGAATGTACATAGTTTGCAATAGTCTGGTTGATgcgcgtgaactgtttgacaaaatgcctaagaGAAATGTTCTATGTTGCAATGCAATGCTGAGAGGGTATAACAAAAATGGGCTCTGGAAACAAACACTTGAACTTTATTACACGATACTGGGGGAAGGGACGGAACCTGACTGTTTTACGTTTCCCTGCGTTATCAAAGCCTGTACCAATTTGTGTGATTTGGTACGGGGTAGAGAAATCCATACTTTTATTGTTTCAAAGGGACTTGAGAATGATAATTTTGTGGGTagtgccctgatagacatgtatgcaaaatgtggcagAATGGAGTTTTCGAgacaagtttttgagaaaataagttcaaGGGATGTTGTAACATGGAGTGCAATGATTGCCGGCCTTGTGCAGAATGGGTATTGTAATGAGGCCTTGAAATGTTTTCTTCAAATGCAATCAGTAGGGGTGGTGCCTGATCAGATAATTGTCACCAGCATTCTGAAGGCCTGTACTGTATTGTCAGATATAAAACACGGTGAGGAGATTCATGATTATGTAATTAGAGGCAGGTATGGAAATGACATTATTGTGCAGAATTGCCTCATGgacatgtatacaaaatgtggGGATATGGAGGCTGCACGGCATGTATTTGAAAGCATGCTTGAAAGGGATGTAATTTCGTGGAGTTCTATAATTGCTGGATATTCTCAAAATGGGTATTATGAGGAAAGCTTGAAGCTGTTCAGGTGGATGATACTAGAAGATGTCGCACCTAACTTTGTCACATTTGCAAGTGTTCTTCCATCCTGTGCTCGCTTAGAAATTGTTAAACAGGGTAAGGAAATTCATGGCTATATAATTCGAAATGAATTTGAGTTCACAGTGTTTGTAGCGAGTGCCTTAATTGACATGTATGCTAAATGTGGGAATGTAGATGCTGCACGAAAAGTGTTTGACGGGATATCTTGTAGGGATGTAACCTTATGGAATTCTATGATTGCTAGCTATGCTCAGAACGGGCATTGCAGTGAGGCAATGGAATTATTTTATTGCATTCAGCGGGAAGGCAAGAAGCCCGATTCTGTCACTGTAGTGAGTATTCTCCCAGTTATTTCCCACTTATCAACTTTGGGACAGGGAAAAGAGATCCATGCTTATGTAATGAGAAATGCATTTGAGTGTGATGTTTCTGTTGGGAATGCTctcatagacatgtatgcaaaatgtgggagcATAAGGTTGGGACAACTTATATTTGATAGAATGCTAAGAAAGACTCTGGTTTCATGGAACACAATGATTGCAGGACATGGAATGCATGGGCATGCTGAAGATGCACTTGCACTCTTTTACCAAATGCAAAAGTCAGGCATGAAGCCTGATTGTGTTACCTTTATTGCTCTTCTATCAGCATGCAGCCATGCAGGCCTTGTGGATAAAGGTTGGCAATATTTTGAAATAATGAATCGAAATTATAACATCATACCTAGAATGGAGCACTATGCTTGCATGGTTGATCTACTTGGACGATCTGGCTGCCTTGATGAGGCACTAGACTTTATAAAAAAGATGCCATTAAAACCTGATTTTAATGTCTGGGGAAGCTTGCTTGGTGCTTGTAGAGTTCATTGCAATACAGATATAGCAGAAGTTGCAGCAGAAAATATTTTTGAGTTAAGACCTGATAATGCAGGATACTATGTTGTGCTTTCAAACATCTATGCAGCTGTAGGCAGGCGGGCAGATGTAGAAAAAGTGAGAGCAATGATGAGAGATAGGGGTTTGAAAAAGGAGCCAGGTTGCAGTTGGATAGAGGTTGATAACAGGATTCATTCATTCCTTGTTAGGGACAAATCACATCCACAATCAGATAACATATATGCAAAATTGGATAAATTGCTACAACAGATGCGAGCAGCGGGATATGTGCCTGACACATCATTTGTGTTGCATGACGCATAA